A window of the Salarias fasciatus chromosome 7, fSalaFa1.1, whole genome shotgun sequence genome harbors these coding sequences:
- the igf2b gene encoding insulin-like growth factor 2 has protein sequence MEAQQRHGHHSLCHTCRRTESSRMKVKKMSSTSRALVFALALALYVVEMASAETLCGGELVDALQFVCEDRGFYFSRPTSRGSNRRPQNRGIVEECCFRSCDLNLLEQYCAKPAKSERDVSATSLQVIPVMPALKQEVPRKQHVTVKTSKYELWQRKAAQRLRRGVPAILRAKKFRRQAEKIKAQEQSIFHRPLISLPSKLPPVLLTTDNFVNHK, from the exons ATGGAAGCCCAGCAAAGACACGGACACCACTCACTTTGCCACACCTGCCGGAGAACGGAGAGCAGCAGAATGAAG GTCAAAAAGATGTCCTCGACCAGTCGCGCGCTGGTGTTTGCACTGGCCCTGGCGCTCTACGTTGTGGAAATGGCCTCGGCAGAGACGCTGTGTGGGGGAGAGCTGGTGGATGCGCTGCAGTTCGTCTGCGAAGACAGAGGCTTCTATTTCA GTAGGCCGACCAGCAGGGGTAGCAACCGGCGCCCCCAGAACCGTGGGATCGTAGAGGAGTGTTGTTTCCGTAGCTGTGACCTCAACCTGCTGGAGCAGTACTGTGCCAAACCCGCCAAGTCCGAAAGGGACGTGTCGGCCACCTCTCTACAGGTCATACCCGTGATGCCCGCACTAAAACAG GAAGTCCCAAGGAAGCAGCATGTGACTGTGAAAACTTCCAAATACGAGCTGTGGCAGAGGAAGGCGGCCCAGCGGCTCCGGAGGGGTGTCCCCGCCATCCTGAGGGCCAAAAAGTTCCGAAGGCAGGCGGAGAAGATTAAAGCCCAGGAGCAGTCGATCTTCCACAGGCCCCTGATCAGCCTGCCCAGCAAACTGCCTCCCGTGTTGCTCACCACGGACAACTTTGTCAACCACAAATGA